The Coregonus clupeaformis isolate EN_2021a chromosome 18, ASM2061545v1, whole genome shotgun sequence genome has a segment encoding these proteins:
- the LOC121573130 gene encoding claudin-4-like, which translates to MVSAGLEILGLGLCVIGSLLVMVVCGLPMWKVTAFIEANIVVAQTIWDGLWMSCVVQSTGQMQCKVHDSVLALGHDLQAARALTVISCVFGVLGLMVVIAGAQCTNCISVENVKTRVVNAGGVIYITSGLFVLVPLCWMANNIISDFYNPQVPASKKREIGAALYIGWAATALLLIGGALLCCSCPSNGNSGYSAKYAPTKRATPNGTGDYDKRNYV; encoded by the coding sequence ATGGTGTCCGCTGGACTGGAGATCCTTGGGCTGGGGCTGTGCGTCATTGGCTCGCTCCTGGTGATGGTCGTGTGCGGGCTGCCCATGTGGAAGGTGACGGCGTTCATCGAGGCTAACATTGTGGTGGCTCAGACCATCTGGGATGGGCTCTGGATGTCCTGTGTGGTGCAGAGCACGGGCCAGATGCAGTGCAAGGTGCACGACTCGGTCCTTGCGCTCGGCCACGACCTGCAGGCGGCGCGAGCCCTCACCGTCATCTCGTGTGTGTTTGGCGTGCTGGGGCTGATGGTGGTGATCGCCGGGGCGCAGTGCACCAACTGCATTAGCGTCGAGAACGTCAAAACCCGGGTGGTGAACGCCGGAGGTGTCATCTACATAACCAGTGGGTTGTTTGTATTAGTTCCTCTCTGCTGGATGGCCAACAACATCATCTCTGACTTCTACAACCCACAGGTGCCCGCGTCCAAAAAGAGGGAGATCGGGGCCGCGCTCTACATCGGTTGGGCGGCCACTGCGCTCCTGCTGATCGGGGGCGCGCTGCTCtgctgctcttgtccttctaacGGGAATTCGGGCTATTCGGCCAAATATGCCCCGACCAAACGGGCCACACCGAACGGGACCGGGGACTATGACAAAAGGAATTACGTGTAG